The following proteins are co-located in the Pochonia chlamydosporia 170 chromosome 6, whole genome shotgun sequence genome:
- a CDS encoding heterokaryon incompatibility protein (HET) domain-containing protein — MPTSKPQLHTSYQATILFPRVTMPIRGEFQPCFSYPTLDKCSDEIRLCKIQKAPPDAPIRLELFTVSLSDDNLRYHALSYMWGEHGDRWIYVNNTAFIIRPNLLAALKAIRKLSEDTVLWIDAICIDQLAVSEKNHQVSRMGEIYQNAMEVFIWLGDGSNTTDSLLDDINNQKEVSPTALNDILERSYWKRLWIQQEVTLAKHIRVFCGSKSVTWDTLASLIAARKDPLQSKGAEFQSRPLYDSEARTLLEYRKKLWGDESLTLLELLAHSNTSECFDCRDKVFGLLSIASDCKQLRADMVDYSLDPVGLFLGVKRFYFQKQSPFVVNMLLQTNLRINIHRFLQAEDFTTWSKRIVALQPGTKLGSRSFFFERASVLSARIIDFYQDPGLLDIFSSSQSLQPAYCCLESGSEMQILNRGKGKVSEFICSIPETDVFLIFRYSGTFLLLETVTRNKSTRSPIPAYRLCEAIGTGLPTVKQYVDLAMGIICNPAVLKLSPNQYLRDFSSLYESYFAAHNAIGTNLAKLGIPEREELIYLYNPPHFVWAIIFEEIRKCHKVCYYSCVALLHAYFVPPPNSWGFTFEEWDGLS; from the coding sequence ATGCCGACTTCGAAACCACAACTACATACTTCCTATCAAGCAACCATTCTGTTTCCGAGAGTTACAATGCCAATACGCGGCGAGTTCCAGCCATGTTTCTCCTATCCAACTCTGGACAAATGTTCTGATGAGATCCGACTTTGCAAGATTCAAAAAGCTCCACCAGATGCACCCATAAGACTAGAGCTGTTTACAGTATCGCTTAGCGATGATAACCTTCGCTATCACGCTTTATCGTATATGTGGGGTGAACATGGGGATAGATGGATTTATGTCAACAATACCGCCTTTATAATTCGTCCAAATCTGCTGGCTGCTCTAAAAGCAATACGCAAACTGAGTGAGGATACTGTTCTCTGGATTGACGCTATTTGCATTGATCAATTAGCGGTTTCAGAGAAGAACCACCAGGTTAGCCGTATGGGGGAAATATATCAGAATGCCATGGAAGTTTTTATATGGCTGGGAGATGGGAGTAATACAACCGACTCATTACTCGACGACATAAATAATCAAAAAGAAGTGTCCCCTACAGCGCTTAATGATATTCTAGAAAGATCCTACTGGAAACGCCTCTGGATACAGCAGGAAGTGACGCTCGCTAAGCATATTCGTGTTTTTTGCGGCTCGAAATCCGTTACCTGGGACACCTTAGCTTCCTTGATAGCGGCTCGAAAAGACCCACTGCAGAGTAAAGGTGCAGAATTTCAATCTCGCCCTCTGTATGACAGTGAAGCACGTACCCTGCTGGAATATAGAAAAAAACTCTGGGGTGATGAGTCGCTAACGCTCTTAGAGCTTCTGGCACATTCTAATACATCAGAGTGCTTTGATTGCCGTGACAAAGTGTTCGGATTACTGTCAATAGCTTCCGATTGCAAACAGCTTCGGGCTGATATGGTTGACTATTCGCTGGATCCTGTTGGCTTGTTTCTCGGGGTCAAACGGTTTTACTTTCAGAAGCAGTCTCCTTTCGTGGTCAATATGCTTCTTCAAACAAATCTGAGAATCAATATTCACCGCTTCTTGCAAGCGGAAGATTTTACTACATGGTCGAAAAGGATTGTCGCCTTGCAACCTGGCACAAAATTGGGTTCTAGGTCATTCTTTTTTGAGAGAGCAAGCGTACTTTCAGCTCGAATTATAGATTTCTACCAAGATCCAGGTCTTCTAGATATATTCTCGTCATCTCAATCACTTCAACCCGCGTATTGCTGTCTCGAATCTGGTTCCGAGATGCAAATTCTTAATCGAGGAAAGGGGAAAGTGTCCGAATTCATATGCAGCATTCCGGAGACCGATGTGTTTCTGATTTTTCGCTATTCCGGTACTTTTCTACTCTTGGAAACAGTCACGCGAAACAAGTCAACGAGAAGCCCAATCCCTGCTTACCGGCTCTGCGAAGCGATCGGCACCGGGCTCCCTACAGTCAAACAATACGTGGACCTCGCGATGGGAATTATCTGCAACCCGGCCGTTTTAAAGCTCTCCCCAAACCAATATCTAAGAGACTTTTCGTCACTTTATGAAAGCTATTTCGCTGCCCATAATGCTATAGGCACGAATTTAGCCAAGCTAGGGATTCCAGAGAGGGAAGAGCTAATTTACCTATACAACCCGCCACATTTCGTTTGGGCTATTATCTTCGAGGAAATTAGAAAGTGTCACAAAGTATGTTACTATTCCTGTGTTGCTCTTTTACATGCTTATTTCGTGCCGCCTCCTAACTCATGGGGCTTTACTTTTGAGGAGTGGGATGGGCTATCCTAG
- a CDS encoding aldehyde dehydrogenase (similar to Metarhizium acridum CQMa 102 XP_007810367.1) encodes MVTLELGGRGPAIVTSSADISLAAKRIAHVKFMNARQICRYYTRLYNLLEKTQGKIVYGGKRNPKTRFFAPTIINGVTTNNLLLSEELFGPILPLLDATLKQAISYTVKHDYPLALYGFTSSQAEKDQILRLINSGGVCFNNAILHMLVKDAPFGGVSASEMGAYHGPFGFQEFTHLRTVVNVPGWMELVLKD; translated from the exons ATGGTAACGTTGGAGTTGGGTGGACGGGGACCCGCGATTGTCACATCTTCGGCGGATATTagtttggcagccaagagaaTTGCTCATGTAAAGTTTATGAATGCTAGACAG ATCTGC CGTTACTACACGCGTCTTTATAACCTCCTCGAAAAGACACAGGGCAAAATTGTCTACGGCGGCAAGCGTAACCCTAAGACGCGCTTCTTTGCACCTACTATTATTAACGGCGTAACCACCAACAACTTACTCCTCTCGGAGGAACTATTTGGTCCCATCCTGCCCCTATTAGACGCTACCCTTAAGCAGGCTATTTCCTATACCGTTAAGCACGACTATCCCCTCGCCCTATACGGCTTTACCTCCTCCCAAGCAGAGAAGGATCAGATTCTGCGTCTTATAAACTCCGGTGGTGTGTGCTTTAATAACGCTATTCTGCACATGCTCGTTAAGGATGCCCCCTTCGGCGGTGTTAGTGCCTCCGAAATGGGTGCGTACCACGGCCCCTTTGGCTTCCAAGAATTTACGCATCTGCGAACAGTAGTCAATGTCCCCGGGTGGATGGAGCTGGTTCTGAAGGACTGA
- a CDS encoding glutathione S-transferase (similar to Metarhizium robertsii ARSEF 23 XP_007819160.1), which translates to MPQPDIGSLGVCYRRVPVLAIGRDIYLDSRLQIAKLELLYSDIPPLGANDPSGRAVQAILSRYINDGGVFAAAVHLLPSTTPGLLNVDVLRDRFHLLGFDIRESIVRNRPNALIQLEATFDFIESTLLSNDRKWILETETPGLADLEAIWPIAWIIGIRGALPSEKFSPAIFPNVYSWVARFNKAVAEARNRIGEPEEISGSEAAALIRKSTFFEGEDVIKQDLRVSEEVIHKGDMMTIGPSDYGRTHRENGPLLSMNSLEVVIEAVEQNPPLRIHAPRHGFVVQRKEAQELAKL; encoded by the coding sequence ATGCCTCAACCTGATATCGGCAGTTTGGGCGTATGCTACAGACGAGTACCGGTTCTCGCTATCGGCAGGGATATTTACTTGGATAGCCGCCTACAAATAGCCAAACTGGAGTTGCTATACTCGGACATCCCGCCCCTGGGTGCCAATGACCCTAGCGGCCGAGCAGTGCAGGCAATTCTATCCAGATATATCAATGATGGGGGAGTGTTTGCAGCCGCGGTGCATCTGTTGCCATCTACTACCCCAGGGCTACTAAATGTAGATGTACTGCGTGACAGGTTCCATTTATTGGGGTTTGATATACGGGAGTCGATTGTACGGAATCGACCCAACGCATTGATCCAGTTGGAGGCGACCTTTGATTTCATCGAATCAACATTGCTATCCAATGATAGGAAATGGATTTTGGAAACCGAAACACCTGGACTAGCCGACCTGGAAGCTATTTGGCCTATTGCTTGGATAATAGGCATTCGGGGAGCTCTACCATCTGAAAAGTTCTCTCCAGCCATCTTTCCAAACGTGTATAGTTGGGTGGCACGGTTTAACAAGGCAGTAGCTGAGGCGCGCAACCGCATAGGCGAGCCGGAGGAGATCTCTGGCTctgaagcagcagctctgATCCGAAAGTCAACATTCTTCGAAGGCGAGGATGTCATTAAGCAGGACCTCCGTGTCAGCGAGGAAGTAATTCATAAGGGGGATATGATGACGATTGGGCCATCTGATTACGGTAGGACGCACAGAGAAAACGGGCCGCTGCTGAGCATGAACAgtttggaggtggtgattGAGGCAGTTGAACAGAATCCCCCGTTGAGAATACATGCTCCAAGACACGGTTTCGTTGTTCAGAGAAAGGAAGCTCAGGAATTAGCAAAGCTATAG